The DNA segment TCCATGTGTGACCCTTGTTTTACAGGATGTCGAGTGCATGCGACTGCTGTGGCGACATCCTCGCAAGTGGCGATATTTTATCAACTTAACTGGTCAAGAGTTTCCTCTGAAGACCAACAAGGAGATCGTTCGCATTCTTCAAACCTTCCAGGGTGCGAATGACATCGCCGGGTGTCACGATAAGTGAGATAATCTTCCTCCAGCTGCTTTTAAGAAGGTCGGCGGGTTCCAGCCTGTAATAAGTCGAAGTTTGGATTTGTTTGAAAGTAATGTGTAGAAGTTTGGCATGCGCttagacaataattataaagaaaaagaaaacagtaataagCCAGACATAAAATGAACATTGGCAGTTGCTAAACACATTTTAGGAACATTGTTAGTCATGCTTTTAAGTCTTAACTGTCATCTTCTTGACCTCCTTGACCTCGTGCTTTTCAGAATTTACGACAGCCGTTGGGGGAAGTTTCTCCCGACACCCTATAATTTATCAGTAAGCAAAGGCTCCGTACACATCGTTGCGTCACGAGGGTATGTGGACTACGTCATCAATAGTCGTGTAGCACGTGACTTTTACAAGTGGGTCGCCCCGACCCATGTTCCCGACGAAACATTCTTCAGTACCATGAACTACAACCCGCAACTAGGCGTTCCGGGATCACACACGGGTGGGTAATGGTATTGTGCTAGAGCACTCGATCTGTTTCAcagttgtaaatgttttaacatcAGGTTCTCAGCTTTCCCTTTACGGGAGAAGTTATACCCAaacaaacacgcaagattcagCCAAGCTTGGACCAAGATTAGGCCAAGCTAAAAACATTGGACCAAGCTTGGCTGAATCTTGCGTGATTGCTGGGACATTAGTACCagtgtgtatgcacacacaaagtaaTATCTTTATACTtccacaacaaccaccaccacacacactcacacagacaagATTTTGCGTCTACTATAATGACTCCTCAAATATGAACTTGATGTAGACAAAGATTTATTGCTAAGAGTGGAAGTGAATCTTTGAGCATGAAAATACCTTggtactttttttgtttttgtttttgttttttatgaaaGGTGATGTTGATAACAAGAcgagaaaacattttcaacgTTACAAAGTCTGGCTATACGGTGTTAAGAACTACACGGGTGTGTGCGATGGTAAAGCTGTGCGGAATATCTGTCACTTCGGGGTGGGTGACGTCCCCCGCATGGTTGTCTCCCCTCACCTGTTCGCCAACAAGTTTTCCTACGACTACATGCCGCTGGCCTACGACTGTGTGGAGGAATGGTACTGGCACAAGGTTCACCTGGAGAACGTGGGGCAGGCGCCGGCACTGAACCTCACGCCATACCAGATGTCGACGATTGTGACGAAACGTTACAACGGACCCGTCAAGATCtgggagtgagagagacagaaagtgtgtgGTGAGGTTAAAGactattaaaattttaatttacatacCAATTTCGCTGAATATACTAGCTGAACACAAGGAAAGGCCTCTGGAGATGAAACACTGTCAAAGGCAGCAACCTTCATAACTCACAACTTTGTGTCACATTGACCTCAGATGCAGGATTGAGGCTTGTGGAGGTAAAACAATCAGAAGTGTAAAACATGATCTTGACATCTTTGCTCTCACACCAAAGTCTGCGGGCTCACTATGTTGTCTGCCTTTTGCAGCAAGTGAGCAGTGTTTGTCTATGCTAAGAaaacttcattttgtttctttctgcatgtgCATATTTCCTTTGAATACTTCTAACCCTGAGCACTTTAGATAATGAGCAGCATGGTGCTGAGTAGAATTAATAAATTGTATCGCATTGCACCAAGACTTTCCAAATTTGCAACATTTACCTAAGTAGTTAGCATTTGCAGcatgtttctgtgtatgtgtgcagtgGTGGGTGCATTTAGACAGTTCTTTGATGAAGCTCAGATGTTACCTCCCTTGACGcttgcataatttaaaaaaataatttatggatAAAGCGCAAAACCAGTCTCACTCTATATCTGATCAACCCTTTGCTGACTACACTCAGCTGTACACCAGTTGTTCTCCTTCTCAGGCACACACTGCTATCCAGAGCATCCAAGactgtatttctgatattagactatggatgacccacaacaagtttaaagtaaatgatgaaaaaactAAAGTTTTTATCTTTCCATAGAGGAGAGCCAGAGCTTACCTTTCACTGCCTATCT comes from the Pomacea canaliculata isolate SZHN2017 linkage group LG12, ASM307304v1, whole genome shotgun sequence genome and includes:
- the LOC112553289 gene encoding beta-1,3-galactosyl-O-glycosyl-glycoprotein beta-1,6-N-acetylglucosaminyltransferase-like; this translates as MRGMLYNIGRLEILRKAFVLLVAIVSLCIVLLLLVVKRNNLFPFDILGKKTQEQNKWMKNVVHTKRTEPFPKVDAVNCTKIWRNDEQELRAAHDYQQSHGRQPTKNVHHYLQETGNCTSYLLNGGFLSASVDENELSFPLAFSLIVHSNVEQVERLLRAVYRPHNVYCIHPDNKSSDDFHSSLRFIAGCLPNVNIVERPLSVEWGKYSVLQTDVECMRLLWRHPRKWRYFINLTGQEFPLKTNKEIVRILQTFQGANDIAGCHDKIYDSRWGKFLPTPYNLSVSKGSVHIVASRGYVDYVINSRVARDFYKWVAPTHVPDETFFSTMNYNPQLGVPGSHTGDVDNKTRKHFQRYKVWLYGVKNYTGVCDGKAVRNICHFGVGDVPRMVVSPHLFANKFSYDYMPLAYDCVEEWYWHKVHLENVGQAPALNLTPYQMSTIVTKRYNGPVKIWE